From the Nitrospirota bacterium genome, the window CCATGCATTCTGCATTGAGGCAGGCAAAAAAGCCGCTCAAATGCCACGCCATTGTTAACTATCTTCTTCTGCCTCCAAAAATAAAAAAGCCACGGGGTTTATTCCGTGGCCTTTGAAGTTTTCTCTTTGTCCGATTAACAGTTAATAGAATTCCCCTTCAGCCACGGCATCTATGTGCCAGGCATTCTTAAGGACGGCTTTATTAATTGTCATCGGATTGTAAAACATGCTTTAAATATACTCCTCGCTTATTTTTGTGTCAAGAAAAATGTGCGTATTAAGATTAATCAGATTCTAAAGCTCCCAGAATCTCAGGAAGAATTATATCAAGGAACTCTGACGGGCTAAGGATTTTAAAAGAATAGTTGCCCCTTAATTTTGAAAAGTCCTTTTTATCTCCTGTCACAAGAAAATCAGAATTACTCATTATGGCTGACGCAAGCACAGGAACATCCTTGTCCGCGATATGCCCGGACAGGTTTTTTATATCTCTATACGAAGGCAGCGGTATGACCTCGAGGTTAAGCATGTGAAGATACTTATTATATACAGGAAGGACATTAGGCATTTTTTTAGAGAGATTCCTTTCAATCTCAATAATATTATATTCGCCTGTTGCGGCAGAGAGCAGGGGAAGGTCAAGAGATAAGATGTCAAGGATAATGCGCGGCGAACCTTTGTCCGAGAAAAGGCCTGAAATTATAACGTTTGAATCAAGAAAAACCTTAAACCTTTTTCTTGGCATAGGTTTCTTTATAAAG encodes:
- a CDS encoding putative toxin-antitoxin system toxin component, PIN family — encoded protein: MPRKRFKVFLDSNVIISGLFSDKGSPRIILDILSLDLPLLSAATGEYNIIEIERNLSKKMPNVLPVYNKYLHMLNLEVIPLPSYRDIKNLSGHIADKDVPVLASAIMSNSDFLVTGDKKDFSKLRGNYSFKILSPSEFLDIILPEILGALESD